From the genome of Desmodus rotundus isolate HL8 chromosome 2, HLdesRot8A.1, whole genome shotgun sequence, one region includes:
- the PRLH gene encoding prolactin-releasing peptide, producing the protein MGNRGCALPCGAPPPAGPQRGARGAELLKAWLLCLLLLGLALQGAASRAHQHSKEIRTPDIDPAWYTGRRIRPVGRFGRRTVALRTIPWLSLWHQRAASPWKEAQSPPRVADSRAQEE; encoded by the exons ATGGGGAACCGCG gctgtGCCCTTCCATGTGGGGCCCCACCGCCAGCTGGGCCTCAGCGAGGAGCCAGGGGAGCAGAGCTGCTGAAGGCCTGGCTCCTgtgcctgctgctgctgggcctggccCTTCAGGGGGCTGCCAGCCGAGCCCACCAGCACTCCAAGGAGATCCGCA CTCCAGACATCGACCCCGCCTGGTACACGGGCCGCAGAATCAGGCCTGTGGGCCGCTTCGGCCGCAGGACCGTGGCCCTGAGGACCATCCCTTGGCTGAGCCTGTGGCACCAGCGGGCAGCTTCCCCCTGGAAGGAGGCGCAGAGCCCCCCCAGGGTGGCTGACAGCCGAGCACAGGAGGAGTGA